A genomic stretch from Arachis stenosperma cultivar V10309 chromosome 3, arast.V10309.gnm1.PFL2, whole genome shotgun sequence includes:
- the LOC130968521 gene encoding uncharacterized protein LOC130968521 isoform X2 codes for MDAVELPLPVDVAAAPKLMGSEGFGRVGVSVKDEDPRPHRPYSTSIECCNSRLLETASVVTPDVISMKTNAEFPSLIKGEELSKNLPGVISKICPVDSARLEGVPLQRKTAKASRSNNSSCSKKPRISQLEDFTSPSGIEESKDSSDKLGLQNLKCTSPDKIQVSKQKSNASKRSDRRNFKIPSVKSKFESSMKMGASMFSSACGGNNFFGLYGLKHDFHDATTLVDEPPLDELLKGAFDRLSLSKDKGKNASRTNESFVNSIRKACSIIQFRNSVQTQNMAEMDCSSNKSMPNCQLSSGCVGEGFGDGDNEQSCTTVMSSCTKDPSSETETRASPLDFPLCQPKDVLERIALHPSRDLESLLLDVSKPAITTKNSSDLRSGKQVLRRPCLPAFPWSHGFGGHSRSNPDTVKLSTSRNICQGKWARINVVASSTAIDRSCFTNLDSFNYDQSLVPSTGRSANKSCPSLFANLPIRQCDSSSTVTCSKDSQANAEEQCPRVLAAARTLCEIAIHSPRQNQDGFLRWQRKASHKATKAYNFKSTEKLEQVPLTPVSVAGSDMVVRRVEQIMPSKKPRISTFENKNIVHSNNNNVKKGNYTWSTSKSSRSFPPKPVRDSVLENKRTTASTHRQNSMMPPPARDLDKAYGGQQQVGKLLLTDWKRGRDKSD; via the exons ATGGATGCTGTAGAATTGCCTCTCCCCGTAGACGTGGCGGCAGCACCTAAATTGATGGGATCGGAGGGTTTTGGCAGAGTTGGGGTTTCCGTTAAGGACGAAGACCCTCGCCCCCACAGACCTTATTCTACCTCAATTGAGTGCTGCAACTCTCGTCTTCTTGAAACTG CCAGTGTTGTCACACCAGATGTTATAAGTATGAAAACCAATGCCGAGTTTCCTTCTCTCATCAAGGGTGAGGAGTTATCCAAGAATCTGCCTGGTGTTATTAGCAAAATTTGTCCTGTAGATAGTGCAAGACTAGAAGGTGTACCGTTACAACGAAAAACAGCAAAAGCTAGCAGGAGTAATAATAGTTCATGTTCAAAGAAGCCACGAATATCACAATTAGAAGATTTTACTAGCCCTAGTGGGATTGAGGAGTCAAAGGATAGCTCTGATAAGCTTGGATTGCAGAATTTGAAGTGTACTTCTCCAG ATAAAATCCAAGTATCAAAGCAGAAGAGCAATGCTAGCAAGCGTAGTGATAGGAGGAACTTTAAAATCCCATCAGTTAAGTCAAAATTTGAGTCATCTATGAAGATGGGTGCATCCATGTTCAGTTCTGCCTGTGGAGGGAACAACTTTTTTG GATTATATGGTCTGAAACACGACTTTCATGATGCCACTACGCTTGTGGATGAACCACCATTGGATGAACTCCTAAAAGGAGCTTTTGATCGGCTCTCTTTAAGCAAAGATAAAGGGAAGAATGCATCTCGCACGAATGaaagttttgtgaattcaatcaGGAAGGCTTGCTCTATTATTCAATTCCGAAACTCTGTTCAGACCCAAAATATGGCTGAGATGGATTGCTCCTCTAATAAGTCGATGCCTAATTGCCAATTGAGCTCAGGATGTGTAGGTGAAGGTTTTGGTGATGGGGATAATGAACAGTCTTGCACAACTGTCATGTCTTCATGTACGAAG GATCCTAGTAGTGAAACAGAAACTAGAgctagtccacttgactttccatTATGTCAACCTAAAGATGTTTTGGAACGGATTGCACTCCATCCATCCCGAGATTTGGAGTCTTTGCTACTTGATGTATCCAAGCCTGCGATTACCACAAAGAATAGTAGTGACCTACGCTCAGGCAAGCAGGTATTACGTAGGCCATGTTTGCCAGCATTTCCATGGTCACATGGTTTTGGTGGTCATTCTAGAAGCAACCCTGACACGGTTAAGTTATCAACAAGTAGAAACATATGCCAAGGTAAATGGGCAAGAATAAATGTCGTTGCTAGCTCTACAGCTATTGATCGCAGTTGTTTCACAAACCTTGATTCATTCAATTATGATCAGAGCCTTGTTCCTTCAACTGGTAGATCAGCCAATAAAAGTTGTCCATCTTTATTTGCTAATCTTCCTATTCGTCAGTGCGATTCATCATCTACCGTCACATGTTCTAAGGATTCTCAGGCCAATGCAG AGGAACAGTGTCCACGAGTATTAGCTGCTGCGAGAACTCTATGTGAAATTGCAATTCATTCACCAAGGCAGAACCAAGATGGATTCCTAAGATGGCAAAGGAAAGCTTCACATAAGGCCACAAAAGCATACAATTTCAAATCAACTGAGAAACTGGAACAAGTTCCCTTGACACCTGTTTCAGTGGCTGGATCTGACATGGTGGTCCGAAGGGTAGAGCAGATAATGCCCTCAAAGAAGCCAAGGATTTCaacttttgaaaataaaaatattgttcactccaacaataataatgttAAAAAGGGAAACTACACTTGGTCGACTTCAAAATCAAGTAGGTCATTCCCTCCTAAACCAGTTAGGGACTCAGTTTTGGAAAACAAACGCACAACTGCCAGCACCCATAGACAAAATTCTATGATGCCTCCACCTGCGAGAGATTTAGATAAGGCTTATGGTGGTCAACAGCAAGTTGGAAAGTTATTGTTAACGGATTGGAAAAGGGGAAGAGACAAGTCTGATTGA
- the LOC130968521 gene encoding uncharacterized protein LOC130968521 isoform X1, with product MDAVELPLPVDVAAAPKLMGSEGFGRVGVSVKDEDPRPHRPYSTSIECCNSRLLETASVVTPDVISMKTNAEFPSLIKGEELSKNLPGVISKICPVDSARLEGVPLQRKTAKASRSNNSSCSKKPRISQLEDFTSPSGIEESKDSSDKLGLQNLKCTSPDKIQVSKQKSNASKRSDRRNFKIPSVKSKFESSMKMGASMFSSACGGNNFFGLYGLKHDFHDATTLVDEPPLDELLKGAFDRLSLSKDKGKNASRTNESFVNSIRKACSIIQFRNSVQTQNMAEMDCSSNKSMPNCQLSSGCVGEGFGDGDNEQSCTTVMSSCTKDPSSETETRASPLDFPLCQPKDVLERIALHPSRDLESLLLDVSKPAITTKNSSDLRSGKQVLRRPCLPAFPWSHGFGGHSRSNPDTVKLSTSRNICQGKWARINVVASSTAIDRSCFTNLDSFNYDQSLVPSTGRSANKSCPSLFANLPIRQCDSSSTVTCSKDSQANAEYESQADTKFYEEQCPRVLAAARTLCEIAIHSPRQNQDGFLRWQRKASHKATKAYNFKSTEKLEQVPLTPVSVAGSDMVVRRVEQIMPSKKPRISTFENKNIVHSNNNNVKKGNYTWSTSKSSRSFPPKPVRDSVLENKRTTASTHRQNSMMPPPARDLDKAYGGQQQVGKLLLTDWKRGRDKSD from the exons ATGGATGCTGTAGAATTGCCTCTCCCCGTAGACGTGGCGGCAGCACCTAAATTGATGGGATCGGAGGGTTTTGGCAGAGTTGGGGTTTCCGTTAAGGACGAAGACCCTCGCCCCCACAGACCTTATTCTACCTCAATTGAGTGCTGCAACTCTCGTCTTCTTGAAACTG CCAGTGTTGTCACACCAGATGTTATAAGTATGAAAACCAATGCCGAGTTTCCTTCTCTCATCAAGGGTGAGGAGTTATCCAAGAATCTGCCTGGTGTTATTAGCAAAATTTGTCCTGTAGATAGTGCAAGACTAGAAGGTGTACCGTTACAACGAAAAACAGCAAAAGCTAGCAGGAGTAATAATAGTTCATGTTCAAAGAAGCCACGAATATCACAATTAGAAGATTTTACTAGCCCTAGTGGGATTGAGGAGTCAAAGGATAGCTCTGATAAGCTTGGATTGCAGAATTTGAAGTGTACTTCTCCAG ATAAAATCCAAGTATCAAAGCAGAAGAGCAATGCTAGCAAGCGTAGTGATAGGAGGAACTTTAAAATCCCATCAGTTAAGTCAAAATTTGAGTCATCTATGAAGATGGGTGCATCCATGTTCAGTTCTGCCTGTGGAGGGAACAACTTTTTTG GATTATATGGTCTGAAACACGACTTTCATGATGCCACTACGCTTGTGGATGAACCACCATTGGATGAACTCCTAAAAGGAGCTTTTGATCGGCTCTCTTTAAGCAAAGATAAAGGGAAGAATGCATCTCGCACGAATGaaagttttgtgaattcaatcaGGAAGGCTTGCTCTATTATTCAATTCCGAAACTCTGTTCAGACCCAAAATATGGCTGAGATGGATTGCTCCTCTAATAAGTCGATGCCTAATTGCCAATTGAGCTCAGGATGTGTAGGTGAAGGTTTTGGTGATGGGGATAATGAACAGTCTTGCACAACTGTCATGTCTTCATGTACGAAG GATCCTAGTAGTGAAACAGAAACTAGAgctagtccacttgactttccatTATGTCAACCTAAAGATGTTTTGGAACGGATTGCACTCCATCCATCCCGAGATTTGGAGTCTTTGCTACTTGATGTATCCAAGCCTGCGATTACCACAAAGAATAGTAGTGACCTACGCTCAGGCAAGCAGGTATTACGTAGGCCATGTTTGCCAGCATTTCCATGGTCACATGGTTTTGGTGGTCATTCTAGAAGCAACCCTGACACGGTTAAGTTATCAACAAGTAGAAACATATGCCAAGGTAAATGGGCAAGAATAAATGTCGTTGCTAGCTCTACAGCTATTGATCGCAGTTGTTTCACAAACCTTGATTCATTCAATTATGATCAGAGCCTTGTTCCTTCAACTGGTAGATCAGCCAATAAAAGTTGTCCATCTTTATTTGCTAATCTTCCTATTCGTCAGTGCGATTCATCATCTACCGTCACATGTTCTAAGGATTCTCAGGCCAATGCAG AATATGAAAGCCAAGCAGACACCAAATTTTATG AGGAACAGTGTCCACGAGTATTAGCTGCTGCGAGAACTCTATGTGAAATTGCAATTCATTCACCAAGGCAGAACCAAGATGGATTCCTAAGATGGCAAAGGAAAGCTTCACATAAGGCCACAAAAGCATACAATTTCAAATCAACTGAGAAACTGGAACAAGTTCCCTTGACACCTGTTTCAGTGGCTGGATCTGACATGGTGGTCCGAAGGGTAGAGCAGATAATGCCCTCAAAGAAGCCAAGGATTTCaacttttgaaaataaaaatattgttcactccaacaataataatgttAAAAAGGGAAACTACACTTGGTCGACTTCAAAATCAAGTAGGTCATTCCCTCCTAAACCAGTTAGGGACTCAGTTTTGGAAAACAAACGCACAACTGCCAGCACCCATAGACAAAATTCTATGATGCCTCCACCTGCGAGAGATTTAGATAAGGCTTATGGTGGTCAACAGCAAGTTGGAAAGTTATTGTTAACGGATTGGAAAAGGGGAAGAGACAAGTCTGATTGA
- the LOC130968521 gene encoding uncharacterized protein LOC130968521 isoform X3, with translation MKTNAEFPSLIKGEELSKNLPGVISKICPVDSARLEGVPLQRKTAKASRSNNSSCSKKPRISQLEDFTSPSGIEESKDSSDKLGLQNLKCTSPDKIQVSKQKSNASKRSDRRNFKIPSVKSKFESSMKMGASMFSSACGGNNFFGLYGLKHDFHDATTLVDEPPLDELLKGAFDRLSLSKDKGKNASRTNESFVNSIRKACSIIQFRNSVQTQNMAEMDCSSNKSMPNCQLSSGCVGEGFGDGDNEQSCTTVMSSCTKDPSSETETRASPLDFPLCQPKDVLERIALHPSRDLESLLLDVSKPAITTKNSSDLRSGKQVLRRPCLPAFPWSHGFGGHSRSNPDTVKLSTSRNICQGKWARINVVASSTAIDRSCFTNLDSFNYDQSLVPSTGRSANKSCPSLFANLPIRQCDSSSTVTCSKDSQANAEYESQADTKFYEEQCPRVLAAARTLCEIAIHSPRQNQDGFLRWQRKASHKATKAYNFKSTEKLEQVPLTPVSVAGSDMVVRRVEQIMPSKKPRISTFENKNIVHSNNNNVKKGNYTWSTSKSSRSFPPKPVRDSVLENKRTTASTHRQNSMMPPPARDLDKAYGGQQQVGKLLLTDWKRGRDKSD, from the exons ATGAAAACCAATGCCGAGTTTCCTTCTCTCATCAAGGGTGAGGAGTTATCCAAGAATCTGCCTGGTGTTATTAGCAAAATTTGTCCTGTAGATAGTGCAAGACTAGAAGGTGTACCGTTACAACGAAAAACAGCAAAAGCTAGCAGGAGTAATAATAGTTCATGTTCAAAGAAGCCACGAATATCACAATTAGAAGATTTTACTAGCCCTAGTGGGATTGAGGAGTCAAAGGATAGCTCTGATAAGCTTGGATTGCAGAATTTGAAGTGTACTTCTCCAG ATAAAATCCAAGTATCAAAGCAGAAGAGCAATGCTAGCAAGCGTAGTGATAGGAGGAACTTTAAAATCCCATCAGTTAAGTCAAAATTTGAGTCATCTATGAAGATGGGTGCATCCATGTTCAGTTCTGCCTGTGGAGGGAACAACTTTTTTG GATTATATGGTCTGAAACACGACTTTCATGATGCCACTACGCTTGTGGATGAACCACCATTGGATGAACTCCTAAAAGGAGCTTTTGATCGGCTCTCTTTAAGCAAAGATAAAGGGAAGAATGCATCTCGCACGAATGaaagttttgtgaattcaatcaGGAAGGCTTGCTCTATTATTCAATTCCGAAACTCTGTTCAGACCCAAAATATGGCTGAGATGGATTGCTCCTCTAATAAGTCGATGCCTAATTGCCAATTGAGCTCAGGATGTGTAGGTGAAGGTTTTGGTGATGGGGATAATGAACAGTCTTGCACAACTGTCATGTCTTCATGTACGAAG GATCCTAGTAGTGAAACAGAAACTAGAgctagtccacttgactttccatTATGTCAACCTAAAGATGTTTTGGAACGGATTGCACTCCATCCATCCCGAGATTTGGAGTCTTTGCTACTTGATGTATCCAAGCCTGCGATTACCACAAAGAATAGTAGTGACCTACGCTCAGGCAAGCAGGTATTACGTAGGCCATGTTTGCCAGCATTTCCATGGTCACATGGTTTTGGTGGTCATTCTAGAAGCAACCCTGACACGGTTAAGTTATCAACAAGTAGAAACATATGCCAAGGTAAATGGGCAAGAATAAATGTCGTTGCTAGCTCTACAGCTATTGATCGCAGTTGTTTCACAAACCTTGATTCATTCAATTATGATCAGAGCCTTGTTCCTTCAACTGGTAGATCAGCCAATAAAAGTTGTCCATCTTTATTTGCTAATCTTCCTATTCGTCAGTGCGATTCATCATCTACCGTCACATGTTCTAAGGATTCTCAGGCCAATGCAG AATATGAAAGCCAAGCAGACACCAAATTTTATG AGGAACAGTGTCCACGAGTATTAGCTGCTGCGAGAACTCTATGTGAAATTGCAATTCATTCACCAAGGCAGAACCAAGATGGATTCCTAAGATGGCAAAGGAAAGCTTCACATAAGGCCACAAAAGCATACAATTTCAAATCAACTGAGAAACTGGAACAAGTTCCCTTGACACCTGTTTCAGTGGCTGGATCTGACATGGTGGTCCGAAGGGTAGAGCAGATAATGCCCTCAAAGAAGCCAAGGATTTCaacttttgaaaataaaaatattgttcactccaacaataataatgttAAAAAGGGAAACTACACTTGGTCGACTTCAAAATCAAGTAGGTCATTCCCTCCTAAACCAGTTAGGGACTCAGTTTTGGAAAACAAACGCACAACTGCCAGCACCCATAGACAAAATTCTATGATGCCTCCACCTGCGAGAGATTTAGATAAGGCTTATGGTGGTCAACAGCAAGTTGGAAAGTTATTGTTAACGGATTGGAAAAGGGGAAGAGACAAGTCTGATTGA
- the LOC130968521 gene encoding uncharacterized protein LOC130968521 isoform X4, producing the protein MDAVELPLPVDVAAAPKLMGSEGFGRVGVSVKDEDPRPHRPYSTSIECCNSRLLETASVVTPDVISMKTNAEFPSLIKGEELSKNLPGVISKICPVDSARLEGVPLQRKTAKASRSNNSSCSKKPRISQLEDFTSPSGIEESKDSSDKLGLQNLKCTSPDKIQVSKQKSNASKRSDRRNFKIPSVKSKFESSMKMGASMFSSACGGNNFFGLYGLKHDFHDATTLVDEPPLDELLKGAFDRLSLSKDKGKNASRTNESFVNSIRKACSIIQFRNSVQTQNMAEMDCSSNKSMPNCQLSSGCVGEGFGDGDNEQSCTTVMSSCTKDPSSETETRASPLDFPLCQPKDVLERIALHPSRDLESLLLDVSKPAITTKNSSDLRSGKQVLRRPCLPAFPWSHGFGGHSRSNPDTVKLSTSRNICQGKWARINVVASSTAIDRSCFTNLDSFNYDQSLVPSTGRSANKSCPSLFANLPIRQCDSSSTVTCSKDSQANAEYESQADTKFYGMILLSITHHLHRNSVHEY; encoded by the exons ATGGATGCTGTAGAATTGCCTCTCCCCGTAGACGTGGCGGCAGCACCTAAATTGATGGGATCGGAGGGTTTTGGCAGAGTTGGGGTTTCCGTTAAGGACGAAGACCCTCGCCCCCACAGACCTTATTCTACCTCAATTGAGTGCTGCAACTCTCGTCTTCTTGAAACTG CCAGTGTTGTCACACCAGATGTTATAAGTATGAAAACCAATGCCGAGTTTCCTTCTCTCATCAAGGGTGAGGAGTTATCCAAGAATCTGCCTGGTGTTATTAGCAAAATTTGTCCTGTAGATAGTGCAAGACTAGAAGGTGTACCGTTACAACGAAAAACAGCAAAAGCTAGCAGGAGTAATAATAGTTCATGTTCAAAGAAGCCACGAATATCACAATTAGAAGATTTTACTAGCCCTAGTGGGATTGAGGAGTCAAAGGATAGCTCTGATAAGCTTGGATTGCAGAATTTGAAGTGTACTTCTCCAG ATAAAATCCAAGTATCAAAGCAGAAGAGCAATGCTAGCAAGCGTAGTGATAGGAGGAACTTTAAAATCCCATCAGTTAAGTCAAAATTTGAGTCATCTATGAAGATGGGTGCATCCATGTTCAGTTCTGCCTGTGGAGGGAACAACTTTTTTG GATTATATGGTCTGAAACACGACTTTCATGATGCCACTACGCTTGTGGATGAACCACCATTGGATGAACTCCTAAAAGGAGCTTTTGATCGGCTCTCTTTAAGCAAAGATAAAGGGAAGAATGCATCTCGCACGAATGaaagttttgtgaattcaatcaGGAAGGCTTGCTCTATTATTCAATTCCGAAACTCTGTTCAGACCCAAAATATGGCTGAGATGGATTGCTCCTCTAATAAGTCGATGCCTAATTGCCAATTGAGCTCAGGATGTGTAGGTGAAGGTTTTGGTGATGGGGATAATGAACAGTCTTGCACAACTGTCATGTCTTCATGTACGAAG GATCCTAGTAGTGAAACAGAAACTAGAgctagtccacttgactttccatTATGTCAACCTAAAGATGTTTTGGAACGGATTGCACTCCATCCATCCCGAGATTTGGAGTCTTTGCTACTTGATGTATCCAAGCCTGCGATTACCACAAAGAATAGTAGTGACCTACGCTCAGGCAAGCAGGTATTACGTAGGCCATGTTTGCCAGCATTTCCATGGTCACATGGTTTTGGTGGTCATTCTAGAAGCAACCCTGACACGGTTAAGTTATCAACAAGTAGAAACATATGCCAAGGTAAATGGGCAAGAATAAATGTCGTTGCTAGCTCTACAGCTATTGATCGCAGTTGTTTCACAAACCTTGATTCATTCAATTATGATCAGAGCCTTGTTCCTTCAACTGGTAGATCAGCCAATAAAAGTTGTCCATCTTTATTTGCTAATCTTCCTATTCGTCAGTGCGATTCATCATCTACCGTCACATGTTCTAAGGATTCTCAGGCCAATGCAG AATATGAAAGCCAAGCAGACACCAAATTTTATGGTATGATATTACTGAGTATAACACATCATTTGCAT AGGAACAGTGTCCACGAGTATTAG